The Pyricularia oryzae 70-15 chromosome 5, whole genome shotgun sequence genome includes a region encoding these proteins:
- a CDS encoding sporulation protein RMD1 — MAEAVTETSPLLSTVSEPTTTPEFPRPNSKRTVTFNPNPVTRTIEPERQPLRRRISTNIDVARASGQRSPGGSGPPTPTSSISTGSLAGAPPMLVALNSKLRRRNSHGGTQGSMPGSNNLLPAPGGVGLVAGAGHLPKIGPQRSTKKAQKLKLLPTPELADDGDDDQDEESGREVYSQYTRIKDPNARRDAARLGKADRDRLPRVTAYCTANKYQMDGLMHWLKGSRSRAKGANPKLVDECIYTPYQYKDTPPPPPGRGARIRRVASAQNAADAAEDAARAAVNADGILGSEVTSDSPEPMSTQQRRHSTGDVEATPPRFSQEDLIDLEPEAISDVQDGRSEARIESLGEGDHAEISSSPQERDHEHGHDHDQSPSSADHRDEMISTHHEPINERPADFDIEVHTPEVFLFDYGVVVIWGMTMAQERRFLKEIAKFETEKLATEEVETEHFNFYYTREYQPRIYNDFITLRDKHNYMTKLAISHALAQSVKTSLFEELIASTVDTCKDIPTQIALTGKINLSRTQINMQIGELFILRISIHLNGSVLDTPELFWVEPQLEPLYAAVRSYLEMDQRVGLLNERLDVIADLLAVLKDQLSHGHGEKLEWIVIVLIAAEILVAAVNIVVDLYAGVD, encoded by the exons ATGGCCGAAGCCGTGACGGAAACCTCTCCGCTGCTATCGACGGTGTCGGAGCCGACCACTACCCCGGAATTCCCTCGTCCCAATTCCAAGCGAACCGTCACCTTCAATCCGAACCCTGTCACGCGAACCATCGAGCCCGAACGACAACCTCTCCGCCGCCGCATTTCCACAAACATCGATGTCGCTCGCGCATCTGGGCAGAGGTCGCCTGGCGGCTCGGGTCCGCCCACCCCCACGAGCTCAATAAGCACCGGTAGTCTCGCCGGTGCTCCGCCAATGCTGGTCGCACTCAACTCTAAACTTCGCCGCCGCAACTCCCATGGAGGTACACAGGGTTCCATGCCGGGCTCAAACAACCTACTACCAGCCCCGGGTGGTGTGGGTCTCGTCGCCGGGGCCGGTCACCTGCCCAAGATTGGGCCCCAGCGTAGCACCAAGAAGGCGCAGAAGCTCAAGCTGCTTCCCACGCCTGAACTTGCCGACGATGGTGACGATGACCAAGATGAGGAGAGCGGACGTGAGGTCTACAGCCAGTACACGCGTATCAAGGACCCCAATGCCCGACGAGATGCCGCCAGGCTAGGCAAGGCCGATCGCGACCGTCTGCCGCGCGTCACGGCGTACTGCACCGCCAACAAATACCAGATGGATGGCCTGATGCACTGGCTGAAGGGGAGCAGGAGCAGAGCAAAGGGAGCGAACCCCAAGCTCGTGGACGAGTGCAtatacacgccgtaccagtATAAAGACACGCCACCACCGCCCCCAGGACGTGGTGCGAGGATTCGCAGAGTTGCCAGTGCTCAGAATGCTGCCGACGCTGCCGAGGATGCCGCGAGGGCTGCGGTCAACGCTGATGGCATCCTGGGGTCTGAGGTAACCAGTGACTCACCGGAGCCGATGTCTACCCAACAGAGGAGACACTCGACTGGTGATGTCGAGGCCACCCCACCCCGATTCAGCCAGGAGGACCTGATAGATCTGGAGCCAGAGGCTATCTCTGATGTGCAAGATGGACGAAGCGAGGCACGCATAGAGAGCCTCGGAGAAGGAGACCACGCAGAAATATCAAGCAGCCCGCAAGAACGTGACCACGAGCATGGTCACGACCATGATCAATCCCCCAGCTCGGCAGACCATCGGGATGAAATGATCAGCACGCACCACGAGCCCATCAACGAGCGACCTGCCGATTTTGATATCGAGGTACACACCCCGGAGGTTTTCCTCTTTGACTACGGCGTGGTGGTGATATGGGGCATGACGATGGCACAGGAGCGGAGGTTTCTCAAGGAAATTGCCAAGTTTGAAACCGAGAAACTGGCGACCGAGGAGGTCGAGACTGAACACTTCAACTTTTACTACACCCGCGAGTATCAGCCCAGGATATACAACGACTTTATCACCCTCCGTGACAAGCACAACTACATGACCAAGCTGGCCATTTCACATGCGCTGGCACAGAGTGTCAAG ACGTCTCTTTTCGAGGAGCTCATCGCCTCTACCGTCGACACGTGCAAGGACATTCCGACGCAGATTGCTTTGACCGGCAAGATCAATCTTAGCAGGACACAGATCAACATGCAGATCGGCGAGCTTTTCATTCTGAGGATCAGTATTCACCTCAACGGCTCCGTCCTTGACACGCCAGAGCTTTTCTGGGTCGAGCCTCAACTCGAGCCGCTGTACGCCGCTGTGCGGTCCTACCTAGAGATGGACCAGCGAGTTGGCCTGCTAAACGAGCGACTGGACGTCATTGCGGACTTGCTTGCTGTGCTCAAAGACCAACTGAGTCATGGTCATGGTGAGAAACTCGAGTGGATTG TTATTGTATTGATTGCAGCCGAAAtccttgttgctgctgttaaCATAGTTGTAGATTTATATGCGGGCGTCGACTAG
- a CDS encoding saccharopine dehydrogenase, with amino-acid sequence MPTATSKHHHGRQYDIVVFGATGYTGVFTAEQVAATLPTDVNWAIAGRSQEKLQKIATDLKAKYPDRRQPAIEVCNLNDQDLTTLVKRTFVLLATVGPYSHYGEYAFKACAQNGTHYLDVTGELAWTSIMIKKYEDTAKATGAIMIPQIGFESAPADLITFALAKAVREELNAPTRDVRLSVDMTNPFPSGGTWLSVFAMLDLFSLKLMAELSKPFALSPVPQPSPPKDQVSLLTRLTGLRNFPLIGLVTTSLMGGANKPIVERTWGLQQTEPALRDYSYGPNFSYNEYNRAHGRLFGFAVHLVINVGLPLLTVLWPLRSLLRLLIPYKSGEGPSRETSARQKTTFRAIARPDMPPGSCDKMAFAKADFNGSMYHMTGICIARGAQTILEEYDSLQLKGGVYTPASLGQGFIDRVGEDGFEIKTKIVKS; translated from the exons ATGCCAACTGCCACGAGCAAACATCATCATGGACGACAATACGATATTGTCGTCTTTGGTGCGACGGGCTACACCGGAGTGTTCACGGCGGAGCAAGTAGCTGCTACTTTGCCCACCGACGTCAATTGGGCCATCGCGGGTCGTTCGCAGGAAAAGCTGCAGAAAATAGCTACCGACCTCAAGGCTAAGTATCCGGACCGTCGCCAACCAG CAATTGAGGTGTGCAACCTCAATGACCAAGACCTAACGACTCTCGTCAAAAGAACCTTTGTCCTCCTGGCTACCGTCGGGCCTTATTCGCATTATGGCGAGTATGCATTCAAGGCGTGCGCTCAGAATGGCACGCATTACCTGGATGTCACGGGCGAACTTGCCTGGACGTCGATCATGATCAAAAAGTATGAAGACACGGCAAAGGCGACGGGCGCCATCATGATCCCCCAGATCGGCTTCGAGTCGGCGCCAGCAGATCTAATCACCTTCGCGCTTGCCAAGGCCGTCCGAGAAGAACTGAACGCCCCGACGCGCGATGTCCGGTTATCGGTCGACATGACCAACCCCTTTCCATCTGGTGGTACCTGGCTCAGCGTGTTCGCCATGCTTGACCTGTTCTCACTCAAGCTCATGGCCGAGCTATCCAAGCCTTTCGCCCTGTCTCCAGTGCCACAGCCCAGCCCGCCCAAAGATCAAGTTTCCCTCTTGACGAGGCTGACGGGCCTGCGGAACTTTCCGCTCATCGGCCTGGTGACAACCTCCCTCATGGGTGGCGCCAACAAGCCCATCGTCGAGCGGACGTGGGGCCTCCAGCAGACGGAACCCGCCCTGAGGGACTACTCTTACGGTCCCAACTTCTCCTACAACGAGTACAACAGGGCACACGGCAGGCTGTTCGGCTTCGCCGTGCACCTCGTCATAAACGTCGGGCTTCCGCTCTTGACTGTGCTGTGGCCCCTTCGATCCCTGCTCCGTCTTCTGATACCCTACAAGTCCGGCGAGGGCCCGTCCCGCGAGACAAGCGCGAGGCAGAAGACCACGTTTCGTGCCATTGCGAGGCCGGACATGCCGCCTGGAAGCTGCGACAAGATGGCCTTCGCCAAGGCTGATTTCAATGGGAGCATGTACCACA TGACGGGGATATGCATTGCCCGGGGAGCGCAAACTATATTGGAGGAGTACGACAGTCTCCAGCTCAAAGGTGGTGTCTACACGCCTGCTAGCCTCGGTCAGGGATTCATTGACCGCGTGGGAGAAGACGGCTTTGAGATCAAGACCAAAATCGTCAAGAGCTAG